In the Terriglobia bacterium genome, GCTTCGATCCGGGCCAGGTCAGCCTCGGTAAAAGGTTTTTCGCGGTAGAAATCGTAAAAGAATCCCGTATCCGTCGGCGGTCCGATGCCGGGGTGCGCGTCCGGGAAAAGCTCGAGTACCGCAGCCGCCAGCAGATGAGCCGAGGAGTGCCGGTAGATCGTCAATCCTTCCGGCGATGAAGGCGTTATCACCTGGAAAGCGCTATCGGCTTCGAGAGGCGCGCTCAGATCCACAAGGCGATCATCCACTTTGGCTGCCAGCGCCACCTTCGCAAGCCCCGCTCCGATCGATTGCGCCACTTCGCCAGCAGTTGTGCCCTGTGGATATTCTTTTTGAGTGCCGTCTGGCAAGGTAACCTTAACGTTTCCCATTACTTAGAAGTCTTCTCCCATAAAAGAGTAAAGCGATACGATAACAGAGAGATTTCCAACCGGTCAAACCTATTCGCACTGTCATTGCGGGCGAGCCTCTAATACTCGGCAACTTGAGCCGAGCCTGTGTTTCGGCACTGGTCCGCACGCGTGGCGGCGGCTTTACGCCGCCATATGGCGAGGTAAACTCGCCGCTACACAGGCGACGAAATGGGAGCAGAGAAAATCCCCATCCAAAATCCTTTGCGTCCGGGCAGTAGACGGGTTGTCCGGTGAATCATGTGGAAGCCACGCTCATCGAGTTCTTGGCAAAGACAGGCGGGACTGACCAGTGAAAAGTGAGGCTTTAGCTCGCGGATGGAAGAAAACCGGCTCGCAACCTCTGGTTCTCCGCCGTCGGCCGGCAACTGGAGCACAACGGATAAGTTCCCGCCGGGAGCGGCTATCGATGTGGCGTTCTCCAGGCAGCGTCCAATTCCCACGTGCTCAAAAATCAAAGCCGCATGAACAAGCTGGACAGGTTCCAGGTCAACAAGCTTTTCAGACAAATCGGCGCAGCGGAGATCAAGACCTGGCAAACCCGGATAGCGCCGACGGACAGCTTCGAGGTATACGGGGTTCAGGTCGATTCCAACAACCCGGCTGGTGATGCCCCTGTCTATGTGGTCGAGTCCGTTTCCACCGGCAATTCCCAGTATCGCAACCGATTTTGGACGGCAGCGTCGCACCACTGTTGAGAACAGGTCTGAAAGGACCTCCAGTTGACCTACGCGCACAGAAATCATGTGTCGCTCGTACTCGGAGAGAGGCACGGCCAGCCACGGGTTCGACATTCCGATGTTTTACCTCGCCAAAGCCGCAAAACACCATCCGAACAGCGCCCTTATGTCGCCGAAGTTTTCGAAGGCGGGCCGCAACCTGCACGGCCATTACGTCCCAGCCAGGACTCTGGGATACTGAAATCGGAGCGCTGTTCGATATCGGCGTGAATTAAGACAGCGATTCGCTCGTCGCGCCAGTTTCGGCCCGGCGTAAGGCAGGAAAGGTGATCTGGGGCATTGCACCATTCAGCTCCTGTGCTCCCAGATTGGTTGGCCTGAACGTCCCGTAAGTTGATGCGGTCCCGTTCTCCAGGAAGCACTGCCGCACAGCCTGGATGGCCCGGTCCGCATTCTGCCGGCTCAAAATTCCCACACCGGGGCCAGACCCGCAGACGAAAACTCCCATCACTCCGTCCATACTCACTTTGAGAGCTTCTTCCAATCCAGGCGCCGTCTTCCGATTCGCTGGAGATCCCACGGGATCCAGTCCCGCTGTGGTGCGCCGCCCCGGCAGCGAAAACAGGTCTGCGAGCGCCCGGGCACGCTCAAAGTGGAACGACGCATCCTGCCCGGCGACCTCCGGCGTGTTCCCGCCTTCGGCAGCCGCAACGAGCGACCCAATTTCCGGGGTAACAACGCTCAGCACAACATCTCCAGGCACAAAGGTCCGTCGAACCACCCGCACCGGCCCTTCCCCCACGCAGGCCACAAACCCGCCGTGCCAGGCGGCGTGCAAGTTGTCCATTCGCGTTTCGTAAATCTGCGCCAGTTCAAAAAGCGTCTTTTCGTTCATTCCCAGCCCATAGAGCCTGTCCGCCGCAATCAATCCGGCCAGCACCGCCGCGGTGCTCGAGCCCATTCCCACTCCTACCGGGACGGAACTGTAAATTTCAAAATCCGCGCCGCTGAATTCCAAGCCTTTCAAATGGAGAGCTGTTTCCATCGCCCGAACCACCAGGTTGGTTCGGTCACGCCGTACGCGATCACCGTTCTCACCGAAGTATCGAATGCCGACATGGCCGTCCAGCCTGGGAGTGACTTTCATGTTAAACATGGCATCCAGCGTCAGCGCGGCGCAGTTCATCGCGCCGGCAAAATTCCCCACCGTGGCTGGCGCCTTGACCAGAACGGATCGCGATTGCATGGGATTTCTCCTTATCCGCCAAGCATAGGGTCCCAGTCGCCTGAAAGTGAAATTCCAAATTTTTATTGCCAGGATAGCTTTCAGTTATCGCCGCGGCCAGAAGCGCGAAGGGGTGGTCCGCGCCCGCGAAGTGCAAGCAACCAGGTTGCTCCCAGCCATCGCAGCTCCTCAGCGAAGCAGATCTTCGAGCCTTACGGCCTGGTCCGTTTTTTCGTCACGGTACTTGATGATGACCGGCGTGTAAAGCGAAAGGTTCCATTCTTTTCCGCGTCCGTGCGTCACCGCGCGCGCCCCGGGGACCACCACCGCACCAGCAGGGATCATCAGCGGCCGCTCGCCTTCGCGGCGATAGACCGCGTCACGCACCAGATCATAAACCGGCGTCGAGCCTGTCAGAACGGTTCCGGCGGCCAGCACCGCTTCTCTGCCCACCACGGCGCCCTCGTAGACGCCGCAGTTGCCTCCCACGAGCACGTCGTCTTCAATAATCACTGGCAGCGCGCCCACCGGCTCCAGCACTCCACCGATCTGCGCCGCCGCAGACAGGTGGCACCGCTTGCCGATCTGTGCGCAGGAGCCCACCAACGCGTGAGAATCAATCATCGTTCCGTCGTCCACATAGGCGCCCGCGTTCACGTACATGGGCGGCATGCAGGTAACGTTCCTGCCGATGTAGCAGCCGTCGCGGATGGATGAGCCGCCCGGTACCACGCGAACATTCTGCCCAGCGGGAATCTGCTTCAACGGATACGTCTGCTTGTCGCGAAACTGCAAGCCCGCCGGCGGCATCTGCTCCGCGCGCCCAATCCTGAATCCCAGCAAAATGCCTTTCTTCACCCAGGCGTTCACTTTCCAGCCGGTGGGCGATTCCCCATCCGGTTCGGCCGCGCGCACATGGCCCTCGTTCAAGGCCTTTTTGAATTCCTCAAACGCAGTGAAATATTCCTCGCCGTAGTGGTCCGACTGCCGCGCGAAAAGTTCTTCAATGCGCTGCTGTAGTGTCATAGGCGCTCTTGCTCCGATCGCTTCACTGGCTCGCATCACCACTCCTCCCGGTCGATCGCCTCGCTCTGCAGGCGCGCGAGAACCGGATCGAGGGCCGAATCCTCCCCGGCGTAAACGGCATCGAGCGCCCTTTTGATATTCCTGGCGCGCTGCGATTTCAGATAGGAAGCAAGGGCCATGGAATAAAAGCGGCTCCGTGAAATCCTTCGGCGCGCCGCTTCGCGTTCAGCAGCCTGGAAGAGCGGATCGGGGATGGAGATTGTCGTTTTCAAACCTTCTGTGTCTGGAGAAGCCCCTGTTCCACCAGAACTTTTTCCAGCCTGGCGCGGTTTTCCGGCTTCATCGCGCACATGGGAAGCCGGTAAACCTCTTTGATCTTCCCCATCATGGCGAGCGCCGCCTTCACCGGAATGGGATTCGTTTCGATAAAGTTGATCTGCATCAGCGGCAGGAGGCCCGCGTTCAGCTTGCGCGCCTCGTCGTAATTTCCTTCCAGCATCAGGCGGGTCAGGGCGGTCATCTGCCGCGGGACCTCGTTCGAGATCACGGAGATCACTCCTGCCCCACCCAATGCCATCAGTGGAAACGTAAACGCGTCATCTCCCGAGAGGACCCTGAAATTCGGGGGGACAAGGCGGAACACTTCCATCTGCTGCGTGATGCTCCCGGACGCTTCCTTGATGCCCACGATGTTCGGAATCTCCGCCAGCCGCGCCACTGTGTCCGGCAGGATGTTTGAAGACGTGCGTGACGGCACGTTATAGAGGACCACCGGAAGGTCGGTGGATTCGGCAATCATAGCGAAATGCTGGTACAAGCCTTCCTGAGTAGGCCGGTTGTAGTAGGGCGCGACGGACAGGATCCCATCCACGCCCAGCGTCTGGAGGTCCTGTGCCAGGCTGCAAACCTTTTTCGTGTTGTTGCCGCCCGCGCCCGCGATCACCGGAACTTTGCCTCGCGCTTCCTCCACAACCACGCGGACCACGCCGAGATATTCTTCGTGCTCGAGCGTCGGCGCTTCTCCGGTGGTCCCGCAAGGGACGAGGAAGTCGATGCCCTCGCTGAGCTGAAAATCAATCAGTCCTCGCAGCGCATCAACGTCCAGAGTGCCGTCGTGTAAGAAGGGCGTCACCAGCGCGGTGCCGCAGCCCCGAATGTCGAATCTCATAAAGGCCTCCTCCAGCCCCAAACCGTTTTCTGTGGAAAATACGATTATAAAGGACTACGGTGGCAGAGGCTACTGCTGTTCTTAGAGGGCGGTGGCCCAGTTTCGTGTCCATTTTGTGGCACGGCCATCTTGGCCGTGTCTACTGATAGAAATACGGGCGGGGCGCCCGTCCCACAAACCCAACTGAGCGGCCATCTATTCGAGAACTTTGTCGAAGCCAAACATACCCTTTTTGCCGGCCATCCAACGGGCGGCATAGAGCGCGCCTTCGGCAAATCCCTGGCGGCTGCGCGCGTCGTGCCGGACAATCACCGAATCGGTTTCAGAATCAAATCCCAGCTCGTGCATGCCGGGAATGTAACCGCCGCGCACGCTGGAGGTGGGAATGTCGCGCGAGGGCAGATGGGGTTCGACGCGGCGCTTGAGCTCGAGCGCGGTGCCTGAGGGCGCGTCCTTCTTGAATTTGTGATGGGCTTCAACAATGTAGGGATCATACATCGAATAAGGCGCAAAAATTCTGGCTGCCTCGCGCGCCAGGCGGTAAAAAAGCTGCACGCCGATGGAAAAATTGGCGGCATGCACCAGCCCGATGCCGCTCTCGGCGACGATCTTCTCCACTTCCGCACGGCGTTCGTCCCAGCCCGTGGTTCCCACCACCAGGTTGACGCCCAGCCGGGCCACACGGCGAATGTTCTCCACCACCACGTCAGGCTGTGTGAAGTCGATGGCCACGTCGATGCCGCGGAAGTTTTCTTCCGTAATGGCCACGCCGTCGGGATTCGATTCAATCGTCAGGATGAGCCGCAGATCAAAACCGCGCTCGGGAGCGATGCGCGCCACCGCGCTTCCCATCTTCCCGTGGCCCAGCAATGCCAGGTTGAGGTTGCGGGGCGGCGCATTCGGGTTCGAGCCTGATGCAGACATGGCGCTTCGATTCGGGATCGGAGAGATTAAGTTATGAATTCTGAATTATGAATGATGAAAAAGCAACCGGTGGAAACGAACGCGCAGCGCGGAGTTTCGCATCCCAGAAACTCCGCGGCTTGCCGACGGTCCAGAGTCAGGAACCGCAGAGTCTGAAAACCGCAGACTTTGCGCTGCCAAATCATCCGGCTAATCCAGGTATCCTTCGGACTTCATCAGCTCGGCGTTCAGCAGGGCCGCGCCAGCCGCGCCGCGCACGGTGTTGTGGCTCACCGTGATGTATTTGAATTGCAGCACCGGGCAGCGCCGCGCGCGCCCGATTACGGCCGCCATGCCGCCCTCTACGTCCACATCGAATTTCGGCTGGGGCCGGTCGTGCTCATCGCGCACGATGATGGGATGCGCGGGCGCCGTCGGCAGCCTGCGCTCCTGCGGCAGCGCACGGAATTGTTTCCACGCCTCGATCAGGTCCTCCAGCTTCGCTTCCTCCCGCAGCGAGAGTGACACGGCTTCCAGGTGGCCGTCTTCCACCAGCACGCGGTTGCAGTGCGCACTCACTATGAAGTCGCCCTTCACCACATGGCCGTCCTGGAGCTTGCCCAGCAGCTTGTGGGCTTCGTGCTCCACCTTTTCTTCTTCGCCGCCGATATGTGGAATCACGTTGCCCAGAATGTCAAGCGTGGGCACGCCCGGATAACCTGCGCCTGAAACCGCCTGCATGCTGGTCACAAGGACTTTTTCGAGGCCAAAGGCGCGCTCCAGCGGCGCCAGCGACATCACCAGTCCCACCGTGGTGCAGTTGGGATTGGTAACGATCATGCCCTTCCAGCCACGGTGTTTGCGCTGCTCGTAGACCAGCGCCAGGTGGTCGGGGTTGACTTCTGGAATCACCAGCGGCACGTCGGCATCCATCCGGTGGTTTGAGGAATTGGAGACCACCACGTGGCCCGCGCGCGCAAATTCTTTCTCCACCTCGCCCGCCACCTTGGAATCGAGTGAGGAAAAAATCAGTTGCGGAGCGTTGCCCGGCTTGCACTCCTCCACTACCATGTCACGCACGCCGGCAGGCATGGGAGTCCGCAGGCGCCAATTGCACGCCTCCACGTATTTTTTCCCGGCCGAGCGGTCTGACGCCGCAAACCACGCCGCCTGAAACCACGGATGATGTTCCAGCATCGCCGCAAAGCGTTGGCCCACCATTCCCGTGGCGCCCAGGATTCCAACCTCGATCTTTTTCATAACACTTCTTCCTTACGTTTTCGCTGTAGCGCCGCCGTCCCGGCGGCAATTTTCAAGGCCGTCACTCTATTATGCAATCCTCATTAGATGCGTTTCTTTAATTCTTTCACCAGGCGCGTATAAAGTTCAACGGCGCGGAGCATCTCCGACTTTGGGACGCGTTCGTGGTCCGTATGGGCGATGCGAATCGAGCCAGGGCCCAGCAGCAGTGGACGCCCCCATCGCGTCAGGCTTGGCAGGTCAGTCGAGAAGGAGACAACATCGGTTTCAAATCCCTCGAAATATTCCGTCCGGATGGGCTTGGTGTCGCGCACGAATTCGTACTCGCATCGGCCCCTCACCACGGCTTCCACGCGCTCGCGCAACTCCTCGGTGGCGTTGACCGTGCGGAACAGGACCTTCGCGGAGGCGCGGTCAGGAACCACGTTGATGGCCCTGCCGCCTTCAATTACTCCGATGTTCACCGTCGAGGGCCCCATCACCGGGTCTTCCGCCAGCGGAATGCGACGCACGTCTTCGAGAATGTCCAGCAGTTTCAGAATGGCCGACTCACCCATTTCCGGATAGGCGGAATGGGCCGCCTTGCCGCGGGTCTCGATGTCGATGCGCAGAATGCCCTTGGTCCCCACCGCCAGCTTGTTTTCCGTCGGCTCGCCGTTGATGATGTATTTCGTGTCCGGGGGCTGCTCGTTCGCTTTCTGCGCGCCATCGCTCAGGATTTCTTCTCCCACCAGGAACAGCAGGGCAAAGTCTCGAACACCCGCCTCCCTCAGACCACGAGCAGCAATCACCTGCGAGGCAAGAATGCCCTTGGCATCGCAGGAACCGCGGCCGTAGATCCACTCCTCATCTTCGCTGGCGGGGATAAATGGCGGCACCGTATCCATGTGCGTGCTCAGCACCACGTCCGGGCGTCCGAGTGTGGCAAACACGTTCGAGCGTCCCGGCTCAACCGGCTGCAGCGTGGTCTCAAAACCGTGCTCCGCGAGGTAGTCCGCAAGGAATTCGCCACAGGCCTTTTCGTTGCCCGTGATCGATTCGATGTTCACCAACGCCTTGGTCAGCTCGAACAGCTCCATAATCTGCTCGCTCATTTGGATGTGGTCGATTCAAACCGGGCGATGGCTTCCGGCTGCAGGACGTGAACCTTGCCGCGTGCCTGATCAAAAGAGTTGCGATTCGCGTCTTCGGCGGTTCGCCAGGAGTCCGGCTCGAGGGCCGGAACAGCGCATCAACACCGGGGTTTAACCTTATGACGGTAGCCCACAAGTGAAAGAAGCGTCAAGTGGTTTCACGCGGCGCCGCAGTGATGCTTCCCGACTTAGCGGCGGCTTCAGGCCTGCCGTCTCTGCGGCCTCTGTGTTCTCTGTGGTTAAATCTTTTCCAGCGACGGGGTGCTATCTCTGCGGTTAAATCTCTTCCAGTCAGGCGGTGGCGGTCCCGCATTGCGGGATTCCGCAGTTTGGAATGTATGCGGTCCCTCCAAAGAGCGGCAGTTCGTAGTCCTTCACGACTCCGCCTTCGCCCAGCCTTTCGCGCGCTCCACGGCGCGCAGCCACCCTTCATAGAGCTCATTGCGGCGCGATTCGGGCATGGCGGGCTCAAATCTCCTTGCGATCCTGAGCTGCGAGGCCAATTCCCTCTCATTCTTCCAGAAGCCGGTTGCGAGGCCCGCCAGATAAGCCGCGCCCAGCGCCGTAGCCTCCGTCGTAACGGGCCGCTCCACCGGAATACCGAGAATA is a window encoding:
- a CDS encoding dihydrodipicolinate reductase C-terminal domain-containing protein, whose translation is MSASGSNPNAPPRNLNLALLGHGKMGSAVARIAPERGFDLRLILTIESNPDGVAITEENFRGIDVAIDFTQPDVVVENIRRVARLGVNLVVGTTGWDERRAEVEKIVAESGIGLVHAANFSIGVQLFYRLAREAARIFAPYSMYDPYIVEAHHKFKKDAPSGTALELKRRVEPHLPSRDIPTSSVRGGYIPGMHELGFDSETDSVIVRHDARSRQGFAEGALYAARWMAGKKGMFGFDKVLE
- a CDS encoding 2,3,4,5-tetrahydropyridine-2,6-dicarboxylate N-succinyltransferase, whose amino-acid sequence is MRASEAIGARAPMTLQQRIEELFARQSDHYGEEYFTAFEEFKKALNEGHVRAAEPDGESPTGWKVNAWVKKGILLGFRIGRAEQMPPAGLQFRDKQTYPLKQIPAGQNVRVVPGGSSIRDGCYIGRNVTCMPPMYVNAGAYVDDGTMIDSHALVGSCAQIGKRCHLSAAAQIGGVLEPVGALPVIIEDDVLVGGNCGVYEGAVVGREAVLAAGTVLTGSTPVYDLVRDAVYRREGERPLMIPAGAVVVPGARAVTHGRGKEWNLSLYTPVIIKYRDEKTDQAVRLEDLLR
- a CDS encoding M20/M25/M40 family metallo-hydrolase; the encoded protein is MSEQIMELFELTKALVNIESITGNEKACGEFLADYLAEHGFETTLQPVEPGRSNVFATLGRPDVVLSTHMDTVPPFIPASEDEEWIYGRGSCDAKGILASQVIAARGLREAGVRDFALLFLVGEEILSDGAQKANEQPPDTKYIINGEPTENKLAVGTKGILRIDIETRGKAAHSAYPEMGESAILKLLDILEDVRRIPLAEDPVMGPSTVNIGVIEGGRAINVVPDRASAKVLFRTVNATEELRERVEAVVRGRCEYEFVRDTKPIRTEYFEGFETDVVSFSTDLPSLTRWGRPLLLGPGSIRIAHTDHERVPKSEMLRAVELYTRLVKELKKRI
- the asd gene encoding aspartate-semialdehyde dehydrogenase, coding for MKKIEVGILGATGMVGQRFAAMLEHHPWFQAAWFAASDRSAGKKYVEACNWRLRTPMPAGVRDMVVEECKPGNAPQLIFSSLDSKVAGEVEKEFARAGHVVVSNSSNHRMDADVPLVIPEVNPDHLALVYEQRKHRGWKGMIVTNPNCTTVGLVMSLAPLERAFGLEKVLVTSMQAVSGAGYPGVPTLDILGNVIPHIGGEEEKVEHEAHKLLGKLQDGHVVKGDFIVSAHCNRVLVEDGHLEAVSLSLREEAKLEDLIEAWKQFRALPQERRLPTAPAHPIIVRDEHDRPQPKFDVDVEGGMAAVIGRARRCPVLQFKYITVSHNTVRGAAGAALLNAELMKSEGYLD
- a CDS encoding class I SAM-dependent methyltransferase — encoded protein: MSNPWLAVPLSEYERHMISVRVGQLEVLSDLFSTVVRRCRPKSVAILGIAGGNGLDHIDRGITSRVVGIDLNPVYLEAVRRRYPGLPGLDLRCADLSEKLVDLEPVQLVHAALIFEHVGIGRCLENATSIAAPGGNLSVVLQLPADGGEPEVASRFSSIRELKPHFSLVSPACLCQELDERGFHMIHRTTRLLPGRKGFWMGIFSAPISSPV
- the dapA gene encoding 4-hydroxy-tetrahydrodipicolinate synthase, with product MRFDIRGCGTALVTPFLHDGTLDVDALRGLIDFQLSEGIDFLVPCGTTGEAPTLEHEEYLGVVRVVVEEARGKVPVIAGAGGNNTKKVCSLAQDLQTLGVDGILSVAPYYNRPTQEGLYQHFAMIAESTDLPVVLYNVPSRTSSNILPDTVARLAEIPNIVGIKEASGSITQQMEVFRLVPPNFRVLSGDDAFTFPLMALGGAGVISVISNEVPRQMTALTRLMLEGNYDEARKLNAGLLPLMQINFIETNPIPVKAALAMMGKIKEVYRLPMCAMKPENRARLEKVLVEQGLLQTQKV
- a CDS encoding ChpI protein gives rise to the protein MKTTISIPDPLFQAAEREAARRRISRSRFYSMALASYLKSQRARNIKRALDAVYAGEDSALDPVLARLQSEAIDREEW